Proteins from a genomic interval of Salmo salar chromosome ssa14, Ssal_v3.1, whole genome shotgun sequence:
- the LOC106569440 gene encoding apoptotic chromatin condensation inducer in the nucleus isoform X3: protein MLENLQRTSHHHIGLQPNSQIGEEMSQNSFIKQYLAKQQELLRQRLEREAREALEDDDTDKEDHTQDNNRSACAAPDQDVAPVLVDQHKLFGLSEGNGLAGTASEGERHMSRDGHVSAPPAPTSAAVASLAVHVAVGEQRPERVPTFSQVPADSDDDGADEDWDSGARRRNLGEPPRGQLARARSGGSRQHPQHIPPLLSPQLRQPTPPPSPPPELSFPLPDTPKQSPPSPGEPPARQRTSSTSSSGSSSSGSCRSSPDPQSNTERKPGPLTLLARKMASEGAFSGVGWHGRGDAERQDNNAATAILSSGRGSHEGTVSAIIHTTNAAASLPFPRLVPVTNQGVLGGHLPHSEVPVSVLRPTIMEERDAAWQQENKERELQAETEREKSLEHERLGAMEQERLERQRIFEQQRAVEQERERALEREMKEREKALEREKALERERKERALARERAQALEREEEEREKALAKDGEEREKAMQLEKQRAMERERALEQEREKEKALEKEKALEKTCEREEEKAALEREGEEKVRALEREGEEKVRALEQERIEMEKALEKERTMEKVREERERALEQEKALQREKEERERALEQEKALQREKEERERALEQEKALQREKEERERALEQEKALQREKEERERALEQEKALQREREERERALEQEKALQRERGERERALEQEKALQRERGERERALEQEKALQREKEERERALEQEKALQREKEERERALEQEKALHREEERERALEQEKALQGERDKVERALEQEKALQGEREKEERALEQEKALHREKVERESHLPPWKRSREFGLTPLPTPPLSTGAGKMAATEGGEPKVPSMPQKALRDNQPAESGTPLSLSLATSLSPQSSFKKFRFLRDPIVLSQSSASRVIKRPRTFSESPHPQSLALQSPSKPGEPEQKGTQQGAQPSAGQAAPKKPARQGVLVSGADTSGTTGPERETPVMATLGKSPEEEKGKSLVSEEHVQAHREETDKQAVGETTREANAPSGPAGAVLPPSPQPVEGKAEKGRARSQKKEEKLGRRSSSSNDSSDSDSGSSSSGSSGSSSSQGKTHITPSGRRPEKPQTNTISQDTETVSQPEDPTEAPKAPQHKKRVSGEEEEDINIDGARHRKKPFLGIHAGEDNGQKDSEGGEVKTDTTREVNEAAMAEPKKAPESSEECETPKAFTARRISLSSSKASPGAVSAEGETESGAGRKRRWGSSTAVTAKKSSMSITTDSLKSLIPDIRLCPGQKMVVDLHPEEDHLSGVEEGGRERGEQDLKIRRTVTQVVPSVTQENGQKESKRSEHEEEDREDGGEAKGDREEKMDGSFQRDSTETQCHSPPSHDMEMKTVTPSDTLIRRSISQQKSGVSITIDDPVRTAKQPSPPRGKVSNIVHLSNLVRPFTLGQLKELLGRTGTLLEDGFWIDKIKSHCYVTYSSAEESIATRAALHGVKWPQSNPKFLSLDFIQQEELDFHRGLPPPKRAGEGERGAAAVPGQGAALPEREQWAEREREMEHRERTRAEREWDRDKVRDFGPGKPGEEAVSRRSCSRERKRKERKMDKKEKAADEPPVKLLDELFNKTKAAPCIYWLPLTEEQFAQKETARQERMKEREKRRKEQQEEVEKKREEERKERMKAASAASGERGEGERYRERERDWGRDGESDKHREDCYRSAGGARRSRSRSDPPPRDRRR, encoded by the exons ATGCTGGAGAACCTCCAGAGAACCTCACACCATCACATAGGACTGCAGCCAAACTCCCAG ATTGGTGAAGAgatgagccagaacagcttcataaAGCAGTATTTGGCGAAACAGCAGGAGCTCTTGAGGCAGCGTCTGGAGAGGGAGGCCCGGGAAGCACTTGAAGATGATG ATACAGACAAAGAGGACCACACACAGGACAATAACCGCTCTGCCTGTGCTGCCCCAGACCAG GATGTCGCACCCGTGTTGGTTGACCAGCACAAGCTTTTTGGCCTCTCCGAGGGAAATGGACTAGCAGGCACAGCAAGCGAGGGAGAGCGGCACATGTCCAGAGACGGCCATGTGTCTGCTCCACCTGCCCCTACCTCTGCTGCCGTTGCCTCTCTGGCTGTGCATGTAGCTGTTGGCGAGCAGCGACCGGAGAGAGTCCCAACCTTTAGTCAAGTTCCAGCAGATAGCGATGATGATGGCGCTGATGAGGACTGGGATAGCGGTGCCAGGAGGAGGAATCTAGGAGAGCCACCAAGAGGCCAGCTAGCAAGAGCGAGGTCTGGAGGATCCCGCCAACACCCACAGCACATTCCCCCCCTATTGTCTCCACAGCTTCGACAGcctacccctcctccctcccctcccccagagTTATCATTCCCACTGCCTGATACCCCTAAACAAAGCCCCCCTAGTCCAGGTGAGCCCCCAGCTAGGCAGCGTACTTCCAGTACCTCCAGCTCTGGCTCCTCTAGCAGTGGCAGTTGTAGAAGCAGCCCAGATCCACAAAGCAACACAGAGCGCAAGCCTGGCCCACTGACCCTGCTGGCACGCAAAATGGCATCAGAGGGGGCTTTCTCTGGAGTTGGGTGGCATGGACGTGGGGATGCAGAGAGGCAGGACAACAATGCTGCAACTGCAATACTGTCTTCTGGTAGAGGTTCTCATGAGGGCACTGTGTCTGCCATCATCCACACAACCAATGCTGCAGCCAGTTTGCCCTTCCCCAGACTGGTTCCAGTAACAAACCAGGGAGTTCTTGGAGGCCATCTCCCACACAGTGAAGTTCCTGTGAGTGTGCTTAGGCCCACTATTATGGAAGAGAGAGATGCTGCATGGCAGCAAGAAAACAAGGAAAGGGAGCTGCAGGCAGAGACGGAAAGAGAAAAATCCCTAGAGCATGAGAGACTTGGTGCCATGGAGCAGGAAAGACTGGAGAGGCAGAGAATATTTGAGCAACAGCGTGCTGTGGAACAAGAGAGGGAAAGAGCTTTGGAgcgagagatgaaggagagggagaaggcttTGGAGCGAGAGAAAGCTTTGGAGCGAGAAAGGAAGGAGCGGGCTTTGGCACGAGAGAGGGCGCAAGCTCTTGAAcgagaagaggaggaaagagagaaagcttTGGCGAAAGACGGGGAAGAGCGAGAAAAAGCTATGCAATTAGAAAAGCAGAGAGCCATGGAACGAGAGCGAGCTttggagcaggagagagagaaggagaaagcttTGGAGAAGGAGAAGGCTTTGGAGAAGACTtgcgagagggaggaggagaaggcagctttggagagagagggggaggagaaggtgagggctttggagagagagggggaggagaaggtgagggctTTGGAGCAAGAAAGAATCGAAATGGAGAAAGCCCTTGAGAAAGAAAGAACCATGGAGAAagtaagagaggagagggagagagctttgGAACAGGAGAAGGCcttgcagagagagaaagaggaaagggagagagctttGGAACAGGAGAAGGCcttgcagagagagaaagaggagagggagagagctttgGAACAGGAGAAGGCcttgcagagagagaaagaggaaagggagagagctttGGAACAGGAGAAGGCcttgcagagagagaaagaggagagggagagagctttgGAACAGGAGAAGgccttgcagagagagagagaggagagggagagagctttgGAACAGGAGAAGgccttgcagagagagagaggggagagggagagagctttgGAACAGGAGAAGgccttgcagagagagagaggggagagggagagagctttgGAACAGGAGAAGGCcttgcagagagagaaagaggagagggagagagctttgGAACAGGAGAAGGCcttgcagagagagaaagaggagagggagagagctttgGAACAGGAGAAGGCCttgcacagagaggaggagagggagagagctttgGAACAGGAGAAGGCCttgcagggggagagagacaaagtgGAGAGAGCTTTGGAACAGGAGAAGGCcttgcagggagagagggagaaggaggagagagcttTGGAACAGGAGAAGGCCTTGCacagagagaaagtagagagggagagtcatCTTCCTCCATGGAAGCGTAGTCGTGAGTTTGGTCTTACCCCCCTGcctactcctcccctctccacaggAGCAGGTAAGATGGCGGCAACAGAGGGTGGGGAGCCCAAAGTGCCATCCATGCCCCAAAAAGCATTAAGAGACAACCAGCCAGCTGAATCTGGTACGCCCCTGTCACTATCTCTAGCAACGTCTCTGTCACCCCAGTCGTCCTTCAAGAAGTTCCGTTTCTTGAGAGACCCCATAGTTCTATCCCAATCTTCTGCATCCAGGGTCATCAAGAGGCCCCGTACATTCTCTGAAAGCCCCCATCCTCAGTCCTTAGCTCTCCAGTCCCCCAGCAAACCTGGGGAACCAGAGCAGAAAGGTACTCAGCAGGGGGCCCAGCCTTCTGCTGGACAAGCAGCACCAAAGAAGCCTGCAAGACAGGGGGTCCTTGTTTCTGGAGCAGACACGTCGGGGACGACAGGGCCAGAGAGGGAGACCCCAGTGATGGCCACACTGGGCAAGAGTCCTGAAGAAGAAAAGGGTAAGAGCCTGGTGTCAGAGGAACATGTCCAAGCacatagagaggagacagacaaacaggcgGTGGGAGAAACGACCAGAGAAGCAAATGCCCCCTCAGGTCCAGCGGGAGCTGTGCTACCTCCCTCACCCCAACCAGTGGAAGGCAAGGCAGAAAAAGGAAGGGCGAGAAGTCAAAAGAAAGAAGAAAAGCTGGGAAGACGGTCTTCCTCGTCGAATGACTCTTCAGATTCTGACTCTGGGTCGTCGTCCTCAGGTTCGTCTGGTTCATCATCATCCCAGGgcaaaacacacatcactccCAGTGGTAGAAGG CCTGAGAAACCTCAGACAAACACCATATCCCAGGATACGGAAACGGTTAGTCAACCTGAGGATCCAACTGAGGCCCCAAAAGCTCCACAGCACAAAAAGCGAGTAtctggggaggaggaagaggacataAACATTGATGGAGCCAGACACAGGAAG AAACCATTCCTTGGAATACATGCTGGAGAAGACAATGGGCAGAAGGACAGCGAGGGAGGGGAGGTAAAGACAGACACTACAAG GGAGGTGAATGAGGCTGCCATGGCTGAGCCTAAGAAGGCTCCTGAGAGCAGTGAGGAG TGTGAGACACCAAAGGCATTCACAGCCCGTAGGATCTCCCTTAGCA GCAGCAAGGCCTCTCCAGGAGCTGTCAGTGCAGAGGGCGAGACAGAGTCTGGGGCTGGGAGGAAGAGGCGATGGGGATCCAGCACTGCAGTCACAGCCAAGAAATCATCCATGAGCATCACAACAGACTCTCTGAAG TCTCTGATCCCAGACATCAGACTGTGTCCAGGCCAGAAGATGGTGGTGGATCTGCACCCAGAGGAGGATCACCTCtctggggtggaggaggggggcagGGAGCGGGGTGAGCAGGACCTCAAGATCAGACGCACAGTCACACAG GTGGTCCCGTCAGTGACCCAGGAGAATGGACAGAAGGAGTCCAAGAGGAGTGAACATGAGGAGGAAGACCGAGAGGATGGAGGGGAGGctaaaggagacagagaggagaagatggaTGGCTCATTCCAGAGAGACTCCACGGAGACACAATGCCACTCTCCCCCCAGCCATGACATGGAGATGAAAACAG TGACCCCCAGTGACACATTGATCCGTCGCTCCATCAGCCAGCAGAAGTCTGGCGTGTCCATCACCATAGATGACCCTGTCCGCACAGCCAAGCAGCCCTCTCCTCCACGAGGCAAAGTGTCCAACATCGTCCACTTGTCCAACCTGGTTCGTCCGTTCACCCTGGGCCAGCTGAAGGAGCTGCTCGGGAGGACCGGCACCCTGCTCGAGGACGGTTTCTGGATCGACAAGATCAAATCTCACTGCTACGTCACA TACTCCAGTGCAGAGGAGTCAATTGCCACTCGTGCAGCACTGCATGGGGTGAAATGGCCTCAGAGCAACCCCAAGTTCCTCAGTTTGGACTTCATTCAGCAAGAGGAG CTGGATTTCCACAGAGGCCTGCCTCCCCCTAAGAGGGCTGGGGAGGGTGAGCGGGGGGCTGCGGCGGTGCCTGGTCAGGGAGCGGCCCTGCCCGAACGGGAGCAGTGGGCGGAGCGAGAGCGTGAGATGGAGCACAGGGAGAGGACCCGGGCTGAGAGGGAGTGGGACAGGGACAAGGTCCGGGACTTTGGTCCAGGAAAGCCTGGAGAGGAAGCGGTCTCCAGacgatcctgctccagagagaGGAAACGCAAGGAGAGGAAGATGGACAAGAAAG AGAAAGCTGCAGACGAACCTCCTGTCAAACTGCTGGATGAACTGTTTAATAAAACCAAAGCAGCCCCTTGTATATACTGGCTCCCCCTCACAGAAGAGCAG TTTGCACAGAAGGAGACAGCTCGACAAGAGAGGATGAAGGagcgagagaagaggaggaaggagcagcaagaggaggtggagaagaaaAGGGAGGAAGAGCGCAAAGAAAGGATGAAAGCCGCGAGTGCCGCATCTGGAGAAAGAGGTGAGGGGGAGCggtacagagagcgagagagagactggggcagagatggagagagtgacaaACACAGAGAAGACTGCTACCGCAGTGCAGGGGGGGCCAGACGCTCCCGTAGCCGCAGTGACCCCCCACCTCGTGACAGACGACGCTAG
- the LOC106569440 gene encoding apoptotic chromatin condensation inducer in the nucleus isoform X2: protein MLETTLSTAESEPIRISSQGALMLENLQRTSHHHIGLQPNSQIGEEMSQNSFIKQYLAKQQELLRQRLEREAREALEDDDTDKEDHTQDNNRSACAAPDQDVAPVLVDQHKLFGLSEGNGLAGTASEGERHMSRDGHVSAPPAPTSAAVASLAVHVAVGEQRPERVPTFSQVPADSDDDGADEDWDSGARRRNLGEPPRGQLARARSGGSRQHPQHIPPLLSPQLRQPTPPPSPPPELSFPLPDTPKQSPPSPGEPPARQRTSSTSSSGSSSSGSCRSSPDPQSNTERKPGPLTLLARKMASEGAFSGVGWHGRGDAERQDNNAATAILSSGRGSHEGTVSAIIHTTNAAASLPFPRLVPVTNQGVLGGHLPHSEVPVSVLRPTIMEERDAAWQQENKERELQAETEREKSLEHERLGAMEQERLERQRIFEQQRAVEQERERALEREMKEREKALEREKALERERKERALARERAQALEREEEEREKALAKDGEEREKAMQLEKQRAMERERALEQEREKEKALEKEKALEKTCEREEEKAALEREGEEKVRALEREGEEKVRALEQERIEMEKALEKERTMEKVREERERALEQEKALQREKEERERALEQEKALQREKEERERALEQEKALQREKEERERALEQEKALQREKEERERALEQEKALQREREERERALEQEKALQRERGERERALEQEKALQRERGERERALEQEKALQREKEERERALEQEKALQREKEERERALEQEKALHREEERERALEQEKALQGERDKVERALEQEKALQGEREKEERALEQEKALHREKVERESHLPPWKRSREFGLTPLPTPPLSTGAGKMAATEGGEPKVPSMPQKALRDNQPAESGTPLSLSLATSLSPQSSFKKFRFLRDPIVLSQSSASRVIKRPRTFSESPHPQSLALQSPSKPGEPEQKGTQQGAQPSAGQAAPKKPARQGVLVSGADTSGTTGPERETPVMATLGKSPEEEKGKSLVSEEHVQAHREETDKQAVGETTREANAPSGPAGAVLPPSPQPVEGKAEKGRARSQKKEEKLGRRSSSSNDSSDSDSGSSSSGSSGSSSSQGKTHITPSGRRPEKPQTNTISQDTETVSQPEDPTEAPKAPQHKKRVSGEEEEDINIDGARHRKKPFLGIHAGEDNGQKDSEGGEVKTDTTREVNEAAMAEPKKAPESSEECETPKAFTARRISLSSSKASPGAVSAEGETESGAGRKRRWGSSTAVTAKKSSMSITTDSLKSLIPDIRLCPGQKMVVDLHPEEDHLSGVEEGGRERGEQDLKIRRTVTQVVPSVTQENGQKESKRSEHEEEDREDGGEAKGDREEKMDGSFQRDSTETQCHSPPSHDMEMKTVTPSDTLIRRSISQQKSGVSITIDDPVRTAKQPSPPRGKVSNIVHLSNLVRPFTLGQLKELLGRTGTLLEDGFWIDKIKSHCYVTYSSAEESIATRAALHGVKWPQSNPKFLSLDFIQQEELDFHRGLPPPKRAGEGERGAAAVPGQGAALPEREQWAEREREMEHRERTRAEREWDRDKVRDFGPGKPGEEAVSRRSCSRERKRKERKMDKKEKAADEPPVKLLDELFNKTKAAPCIYWLPLTEEQFAQKETARQERMKEREKRRKEQQEEVEKKREEERKERMKAASAASGERGEGERYRERERDWGRDGESDKHREDCYRSAGGARRSRSRSDPPPRDRRR, encoded by the exons ATGTTGGAGACGACCTTGTCTACTGCCGAGTCAGAGCCTATACGCATCTCATCACAAGGC GCTCTCATGCTGGAGAACCTCCAGAGAACCTCACACCATCACATAGGACTGCAGCCAAACTCCCAG ATTGGTGAAGAgatgagccagaacagcttcataaAGCAGTATTTGGCGAAACAGCAGGAGCTCTTGAGGCAGCGTCTGGAGAGGGAGGCCCGGGAAGCACTTGAAGATGATG ATACAGACAAAGAGGACCACACACAGGACAATAACCGCTCTGCCTGTGCTGCCCCAGACCAG GATGTCGCACCCGTGTTGGTTGACCAGCACAAGCTTTTTGGCCTCTCCGAGGGAAATGGACTAGCAGGCACAGCAAGCGAGGGAGAGCGGCACATGTCCAGAGACGGCCATGTGTCTGCTCCACCTGCCCCTACCTCTGCTGCCGTTGCCTCTCTGGCTGTGCATGTAGCTGTTGGCGAGCAGCGACCGGAGAGAGTCCCAACCTTTAGTCAAGTTCCAGCAGATAGCGATGATGATGGCGCTGATGAGGACTGGGATAGCGGTGCCAGGAGGAGGAATCTAGGAGAGCCACCAAGAGGCCAGCTAGCAAGAGCGAGGTCTGGAGGATCCCGCCAACACCCACAGCACATTCCCCCCCTATTGTCTCCACAGCTTCGACAGcctacccctcctccctcccctcccccagagTTATCATTCCCACTGCCTGATACCCCTAAACAAAGCCCCCCTAGTCCAGGTGAGCCCCCAGCTAGGCAGCGTACTTCCAGTACCTCCAGCTCTGGCTCCTCTAGCAGTGGCAGTTGTAGAAGCAGCCCAGATCCACAAAGCAACACAGAGCGCAAGCCTGGCCCACTGACCCTGCTGGCACGCAAAATGGCATCAGAGGGGGCTTTCTCTGGAGTTGGGTGGCATGGACGTGGGGATGCAGAGAGGCAGGACAACAATGCTGCAACTGCAATACTGTCTTCTGGTAGAGGTTCTCATGAGGGCACTGTGTCTGCCATCATCCACACAACCAATGCTGCAGCCAGTTTGCCCTTCCCCAGACTGGTTCCAGTAACAAACCAGGGAGTTCTTGGAGGCCATCTCCCACACAGTGAAGTTCCTGTGAGTGTGCTTAGGCCCACTATTATGGAAGAGAGAGATGCTGCATGGCAGCAAGAAAACAAGGAAAGGGAGCTGCAGGCAGAGACGGAAAGAGAAAAATCCCTAGAGCATGAGAGACTTGGTGCCATGGAGCAGGAAAGACTGGAGAGGCAGAGAATATTTGAGCAACAGCGTGCTGTGGAACAAGAGAGGGAAAGAGCTTTGGAgcgagagatgaaggagagggagaaggcttTGGAGCGAGAGAAAGCTTTGGAGCGAGAAAGGAAGGAGCGGGCTTTGGCACGAGAGAGGGCGCAAGCTCTTGAAcgagaagaggaggaaagagagaaagcttTGGCGAAAGACGGGGAAGAGCGAGAAAAAGCTATGCAATTAGAAAAGCAGAGAGCCATGGAACGAGAGCGAGCTttggagcaggagagagagaaggagaaagcttTGGAGAAGGAGAAGGCTTTGGAGAAGACTtgcgagagggaggaggagaaggcagctttggagagagagggggaggagaaggtgagggctttggagagagagggggaggagaaggtgagggctTTGGAGCAAGAAAGAATCGAAATGGAGAAAGCCCTTGAGAAAGAAAGAACCATGGAGAAagtaagagaggagagggagagagctttgGAACAGGAGAAGGCcttgcagagagagaaagaggaaagggagagagctttGGAACAGGAGAAGGCcttgcagagagagaaagaggagagggagagagctttgGAACAGGAGAAGGCcttgcagagagagaaagaggaaagggagagagctttGGAACAGGAGAAGGCcttgcagagagagaaagaggagagggagagagctttgGAACAGGAGAAGgccttgcagagagagagagaggagagggagagagctttgGAACAGGAGAAGgccttgcagagagagagaggggagagggagagagctttgGAACAGGAGAAGgccttgcagagagagagaggggagagggagagagctttgGAACAGGAGAAGGCcttgcagagagagaaagaggagagggagagagctttgGAACAGGAGAAGGCcttgcagagagagaaagaggagagggagagagctttgGAACAGGAGAAGGCCttgcacagagaggaggagagggagagagctttgGAACAGGAGAAGGCCttgcagggggagagagacaaagtgGAGAGAGCTTTGGAACAGGAGAAGGCcttgcagggagagagggagaaggaggagagagcttTGGAACAGGAGAAGGCCTTGCacagagagaaagtagagagggagagtcatCTTCCTCCATGGAAGCGTAGTCGTGAGTTTGGTCTTACCCCCCTGcctactcctcccctctccacaggAGCAGGTAAGATGGCGGCAACAGAGGGTGGGGAGCCCAAAGTGCCATCCATGCCCCAAAAAGCATTAAGAGACAACCAGCCAGCTGAATCTGGTACGCCCCTGTCACTATCTCTAGCAACGTCTCTGTCACCCCAGTCGTCCTTCAAGAAGTTCCGTTTCTTGAGAGACCCCATAGTTCTATCCCAATCTTCTGCATCCAGGGTCATCAAGAGGCCCCGTACATTCTCTGAAAGCCCCCATCCTCAGTCCTTAGCTCTCCAGTCCCCCAGCAAACCTGGGGAACCAGAGCAGAAAGGTACTCAGCAGGGGGCCCAGCCTTCTGCTGGACAAGCAGCACCAAAGAAGCCTGCAAGACAGGGGGTCCTTGTTTCTGGAGCAGACACGTCGGGGACGACAGGGCCAGAGAGGGAGACCCCAGTGATGGCCACACTGGGCAAGAGTCCTGAAGAAGAAAAGGGTAAGAGCCTGGTGTCAGAGGAACATGTCCAAGCacatagagaggagacagacaaacaggcgGTGGGAGAAACGACCAGAGAAGCAAATGCCCCCTCAGGTCCAGCGGGAGCTGTGCTACCTCCCTCACCCCAACCAGTGGAAGGCAAGGCAGAAAAAGGAAGGGCGAGAAGTCAAAAGAAAGAAGAAAAGCTGGGAAGACGGTCTTCCTCGTCGAATGACTCTTCAGATTCTGACTCTGGGTCGTCGTCCTCAGGTTCGTCTGGTTCATCATCATCCCAGGgcaaaacacacatcactccCAGTGGTAGAAGG CCTGAGAAACCTCAGACAAACACCATATCCCAGGATACGGAAACGGTTAGTCAACCTGAGGATCCAACTGAGGCCCCAAAAGCTCCACAGCACAAAAAGCGAGTAtctggggaggaggaagaggacataAACATTGATGGAGCCAGACACAGGAAG AAACCATTCCTTGGAATACATGCTGGAGAAGACAATGGGCAGAAGGACAGCGAGGGAGGGGAGGTAAAGACAGACACTACAAG GGAGGTGAATGAGGCTGCCATGGCTGAGCCTAAGAAGGCTCCTGAGAGCAGTGAGGAG TGTGAGACACCAAAGGCATTCACAGCCCGTAGGATCTCCCTTAGCA GCAGCAAGGCCTCTCCAGGAGCTGTCAGTGCAGAGGGCGAGACAGAGTCTGGGGCTGGGAGGAAGAGGCGATGGGGATCCAGCACTGCAGTCACAGCCAAGAAATCATCCATGAGCATCACAACAGACTCTCTGAAG TCTCTGATCCCAGACATCAGACTGTGTCCAGGCCAGAAGATGGTGGTGGATCTGCACCCAGAGGAGGATCACCTCtctggggtggaggaggggggcagGGAGCGGGGTGAGCAGGACCTCAAGATCAGACGCACAGTCACACAG GTGGTCCCGTCAGTGACCCAGGAGAATGGACAGAAGGAGTCCAAGAGGAGTGAACATGAGGAGGAAGACCGAGAGGATGGAGGGGAGGctaaaggagacagagaggagaagatggaTGGCTCATTCCAGAGAGACTCCACGGAGACACAATGCCACTCTCCCCCCAGCCATGACATGGAGATGAAAACAG TGACCCCCAGTGACACATTGATCCGTCGCTCCATCAGCCAGCAGAAGTCTGGCGTGTCCATCACCATAGATGACCCTGTCCGCACAGCCAAGCAGCCCTCTCCTCCACGAGGCAAAGTGTCCAACATCGTCCACTTGTCCAACCTGGTTCGTCCGTTCACCCTGGGCCAGCTGAAGGAGCTGCTCGGGAGGACCGGCACCCTGCTCGAGGACGGTTTCTGGATCGACAAGATCAAATCTCACTGCTACGTCACA TACTCCAGTGCAGAGGAGTCAATTGCCACTCGTGCAGCACTGCATGGGGTGAAATGGCCTCAGAGCAACCCCAAGTTCCTCAGTTTGGACTTCATTCAGCAAGAGGAG CTGGATTTCCACAGAGGCCTGCCTCCCCCTAAGAGGGCTGGGGAGGGTGAGCGGGGGGCTGCGGCGGTGCCTGGTCAGGGAGCGGCCCTGCCCGAACGGGAGCAGTGGGCGGAGCGAGAGCGTGAGATGGAGCACAGGGAGAGGACCCGGGCTGAGAGGGAGTGGGACAGGGACAAGGTCCGGGACTTTGGTCCAGGAAAGCCTGGAGAGGAAGCGGTCTCCAGacgatcctgctccagagagaGGAAACGCAAGGAGAGGAAGATGGACAAGAAAG AGAAAGCTGCAGACGAACCTCCTGTCAAACTGCTGGATGAACTGTTTAATAAAACCAAAGCAGCCCCTTGTATATACTGGCTCCCCCTCACAGAAGAGCAG TTTGCACAGAAGGAGACAGCTCGACAAGAGAGGATGAAGGagcgagagaagaggaggaaggagcagcaagaggaggtggagaagaaaAGGGAGGAAGAGCGCAAAGAAAGGATGAAAGCCGCGAGTGCCGCATCTGGAGAAAGAGGTGAGGGGGAGCggtacagagagcgagagagagactggggcagagatggagagagtgacaaACACAGAGAAGACTGCTACCGCAGTGCAGGGGGGGCCAGACGCTCCCGTAGCCGCAGTGACCCCCCACCTCGTGACAGACGACGCTAG